The Solanum pennellii chromosome 11, SPENNV200 genome contains a region encoding:
- the LOC107004669 gene encoding protein TIC 40, chloroplastic, which produces MENIGIVSSPKMVLGLSSNSVISSKPFFGLPHLPKRPFKNGRIVRPTTCFEVVSCFQGPKLTKKIVLGKSGRGAFASTTTSGGKQTSSVGVNPQFSAPSSPSQVGSPLFWIGVGVGFSALFAWVASYLKKYAMQQALKTMMGQMNGQNSQFSNTAFSPGPGSPFPFPFPPPPVSGPASSSPPPPTASTSSTPSASFASQPVTVDVSATKVEEPPTVNVKNDKEAEKEPKKNAFVDISPDETFQKGAFENFKDSTETASVTVDQVTQNGAASQSGFGPNTSDSTSSTGKSNPLLSVDALEKMMEDPTVQKMVYPYLPEEMRNPTTFKWMLQNPQYRQQLQDMMNNMGGNPEWDNRMMDSLKNFDLSSPEIKQQFDQIGLTPEEVISKIMANPDVAMAFQNPRVQAAIMDCSQNPLSIAKYQNDKEVMDVFNKISELFPGVSGAP; this is translated from the exons ATGGAGAACATAGGTATAGTTTCTTCACCTAAAATGGTATTGGGTCTCTCTTCAAACTCAGTAATTTCAAGCAAACCCTTCTTTGGCCTTCCTCAtctacccaaaagacccttcaAGAATGGAAGAATTGTCAGACCCACAACTTGTTTTGAAGTGGTTTCTTGTTTTCAGGGTCCAAAGCTCACTAAAAAGATTG TGCTGGGAAAATCAGGGAGGGGTGCTTTTGCTAGCACTACAACTTCAGGTGGCAAACAGACTTCTTCAGTTGGTGTAAATCCACAATTTTCAGCTCCATCTTCACCATCTCAAGT GGGGTCTCCTCTTTTTTGGATTGGAGTTGGTGTTGGGTTTTCAGCACTTTTCGCATGG GTGGCTTCATACCTAAAG AAGTACGCTATGCAGCAAGCGCTCAAAACAATGATGGGACAAATGAATGGCCAGAATAGTCAGTTTAGCAACACTGCCTTTTCACCTGGACCTGGGTCACCTTTTCCTTTTCCATTCCCACCACCTCCAGTGTCCGGTCCAGCTAGTTCATCACCTCCACCACCTACTGCATCTACCTCATCTACACCATCAGCTTCATTTGCATCTCAGCCAGTGACTGTTGATGTATCCGCAACTAAAGTGGAGGAACCTCCCACTGTCAATGTCAAAAATGATAAAGAGGCTGAAAAGGAGCCAAAGAAAAATG CTTTTGTTGACATTTCTCCTGATGAAACATTCCAGAAGGGTGcctttgaaaattttaaggaCTCAACTGAGACAGCTTCGGTAACTGTTGATCAG GTAACTCAAAATGGAGCTGCTTCACAGTCGGGATTTGGTCCAAATACATCTGACAGTACCTCATCAACGG GAAAATCTAATCCTCTATTGTCGGTGGATGCTCTGGAGAAAATGATGGAAGATCCAACAGTGCAGAAGATGGTTTACCC CTATCTACCCGAGGAGATGAGGAACCCTACAACATTTAAAT GGATGCTACAAAATCCACAATACCGTCAACAGTTGCAGGACATGAT GAATAACATGGGTGGAAACCCAGAATGGGACAACCGCATGATGGATTCCTTGAAGAATTTTGATCTTAGCAGCCCTGAAATTAAGCAACAATTTG ATCAGATAGGACTTACTCCCGAGGAAGTCATTTCGAAGATTATGGCTAATCCTGATGTTGCCATGGCTTTCCAAAATCCAAGAGTTCAAGCAGCCATCATGGAT TGTTCTCAGAATCCACTGAGTATTGCAAAATACCAAAATGACAAGGAG GTGATGGACGTCTTCAACAAAATATCAGAACTATTCCCTGGGGTGTCAGGTGCGCCTTGA